In the genome of Populus trichocarpa isolate Nisqually-1 chromosome 10, P.trichocarpa_v4.1, whole genome shotgun sequence, the window GCTAATTTTATTGATGTGGCACGCATCATGAAGTCCAGCCCGGCTGTTTCTGTAATTGCTAGCAAGGCGTTAGGCAGCTGATTGCAGATGAGATTTAGCAATGCGACCATCAGCTCTCCCTTTTGGTAGAATCCTCCAGGAATACTTTCATTACCACTACCATACACAACTCTCAGTATCTCCTCTGGTTTCCTTGCACATCCAAGAGAGAACTCATCTCCAGAAAGAACTTTGCCTCCAATTCTCCCCCCAGCACCCAACCTTTTTAGGAACTACAAGGCCTTCATCTTTTATACCTGCCTCTCCTAGCTTGTTTCTTAGGACCTAAATGCGATTTGTGAACTCTGCTACCGTCATAGCATGCTAGAATAGCAAAGCTCGGATTACAGCATCTTGGCCACCCTTCACAGCTAAAAGACCAGCAACAAGCTGAATACACAAACACAGACTCTGACTTAAATTCTTAAGATTATAAGGCGGAAATGTATGGGATTAAAGTTTTGTGTTAGGGCATCATACCCTTTTGGAAGTATTAGCCCTGGAGATTTGGATTTGCCCCAACATATCCTGCGAGTCCAACATAAGGAATGACATGGGATGCAATGAGATTGTGAAGTGAAGAGGCATAAGGGTCAAAGGGTGGAGACAATGCTCTCCCAAGAGCAGCATCCTTGGTTAGTGCAAATGATTTTGGACTCAAGTCCAGCAATGGCCTTGGGAATCCCTGCAAAGCGTTCTTGATTGCTCTGCATCATTAGTATACAGTCATAATTTGGATCGACTACCAAACCAAAAGatgtgaaaaaattaatatcagaCCTCAGGTGTCCCAATTCTTGCCATGCAAACTGAATGATGGCATCTCTAGTAAAAGGGTCAAGATTAGCCACCCTAGCACCTAAGGGTGGTGGTCCTCTCGTGCTTAAATTTGGAGCAAATTTGTCCAATCCTTGACCTAAAGATCCATACAGAAAGAACTCAGCCTCAAGGTACTCTAAATTTAAAGGAAATTCAAGAAGATCAGTGTCTGATTGCGGGACTGGAGAGTCTCTAGATTTCTCTGTAATGAGTGGAGACGAATAAGAAGCTGGAACTAAAAGGAGGGTCAGAGAAGCAAGAACAATAGCTATGGTGGTAGAAGTAGATGGTGTTATGGTTCTTGTTCTGTTGAGTTCGATTTTCTTTGCTACCTGGTGACGATACTGATGGTCGTACTCtttaggctctgattctgaaCAAGTGTATGATGCCAAAAGATTGAATTGACAGGTGGGTGGATTTGATGTCTACAGCAGTTtattactaaatttatttattgttatggaACCGTACGCTACTTCTAGTCACGAgtaacttatttttcttatcacaaaaatcaactaaataggTTTCCTTCGTGCGATTTAAGAAAACGATTAAGATATTGTTGGGAACGagaataaaatcatgtttttttaaaaatattttagtttaaattaatttttttaattgattgtgtTTTAAgcggaagaaaaataaaataaaaaagatcctGTGCATGATCATTGAATAAGATCAAGGGATTCATCCGGGAGAAGCACTTCTACATAAACATAGTTTTAGCTTTTTCATACAGGGTTTCACTGGAACCCAGAATAAAAGAATAAGCTAGCTTCCCAGCTaaattgaaaagtgttttttctttcttttttgataaatgGTTTGAAAAATGTTGCAGGCAAATTATATCATTCTGCATTTACATTTATTATTACTTGAAAAGTTATGATTGAAATAGAGGCAATACTAAGTAAGGTTCCGTTTTGGGTGAAATCGAGGCAATACTAAGTAAGGTTCCGTTTTGGGTGAAATCGAGGCAAGATTAACATGCTAACGTggttgcgggtgaggttcacccgcaaccACGTTAATAAGTATTtagtaaccaaaataaaagtacTTTAGTGGGTAGGACTCACATGACACCGCTGGTTTAGGAGATTTGCTGCTTCTCGTCTGGGAAAAACAGCAACAATGGAGCATGGCTTTACTGTAGCTGTTCACTaaagtgaacagtttttttttttttttgaaaaaccagtgcaagtgaattaattcactcgcactgttcacatgaaaagttttacattttttttttgaaaaaccagtgcagttaaGTGATTTCACTCATATtattcacgtgaacgtgaacaatatttttgaatttttttttaaaaaaaattagtttaagatgaattaaatttactcgcactgtaatcttaatttttataaatgataatattttacctaattttattgcacgctcaaaaaattttagaaaactgtagttcttgtcgaatgaattttgtacgtaatgaaattgtaaatttttttttaaaaaaattgagttttactcgaaaaactagtatttaatattatttaataacactacataaattagaaggatatcgcatgatgacgtaatatttgtggaatttgatcacaattccaattatgttcttgccgggtccgacccagttaaaaaaaatcagtttttatttttattttaattgtgttttattcaaaaaattagaaggagatcgcttgatgacgtaacaaaaacttcagtttttgttgttgcgcgcttaagaaaccatggaaaatatagtccttatttgatagatttatttcgtatgtgatgacattgcacatagtttaatggaataataaaaaatatttgatatcaatattatttatttcatgaagtaataacagtgattaaatatataatatttaaattaaaaatcatccatatatatatattattttataacctcaatttgaaaagtatttttttaaccaaacacattaaaactacttttccttcaacctcaatttcaaccacagttttaaccaaacacctattttttcaaaccaaccttaactaaaagtactttttataaaacaacttttttcaaaccacaaccacaacagctaccgcaataccaacaCACTCGTAAGGTTCCCTTTTGGGGGTGTAATGTGCCGTGAGAGCTTGTTTggaaatatgttttaatttatgtttttttaatttttattttattttattaaaagttaaatttttttttatgtttttggatgttttgatacatttattttaaaaataatttttaaaaataaatattttaatataaaaaatattttaaaaaacaatcatattaataaaatatttaaaattagtaaatGCATCACAATTTTGTATGGAATACGCtaaaaactcttaaaatttCGGCAAGAAAAAAGTTAGTGCGTGTGTATTAACGTTAAGTACTTTAATCCGACGCATTCttatcagaaaagaaaaaaaaatcagagataATCGGCATAGATTAGCACGGAAGTACGAATCAACATAAACTTTTTTCAATTGTTAGTTAATAATTTTCATATGATTTGTTCTAAtttaaaccttttctttttccttttcctttattttgaaaatacattttctTTATCTATCCCCTTAATTAACTCGCCAACAACGTCCGCTGGAGCCTGCCTGTTTACTCGAA includes:
- the LOC112328971 gene encoding desiccation-related protein PCC13-62-like, whose product is MRRIKTSNPPTCQFNLLASYTCSESEPKEYDHQYRHQVAKKIELNRTRTITPSTSTTIAIVLASLTLLLVPASYSSPLITEKSRDSPVPQSDTDLLEFPLNLEYLEAEFFLYGSLGQGLDKFAPNLSTRGPPPLGARVANLDPFTRDAIIQFAWQELGHLRAIKNALQGFPRPLLDLSPKSFALTKDAALGRALSPPFDPYASSLHNLIASHVIPYVGLAGYVGANPNLQG